A part of Streptomyces sp. NBC_01497 genomic DNA contains:
- a CDS encoding carbohydrate ABC transporter permease has product MAAQYRGTKTRGPDPAVTPPEAGTALTAGSTAPGRPVRPSGTGRGAHFVPYLLLLPTLVATALLLGYPLLRNLIISFQTLEPFQLIQHTTVWNGFGNYTDQLTSSEFWHTAGRSVAFTAANVVLIMVAGTLIGLLLNRLGKRMRLLLSLGLVFAWAMPQVAGTTVYQWLFDTQNGVVNWGLNGIGWHSMHGYNWFSHQLSTFAVITLMIVWGSIPFVALNLFAGLTTVSAEIFEAARMDGASAWRTFWQVVFPMLKPFFLSTTFLEIIWVFKAFTQVYALNAGGPEGLTETLPVYAYVEGFGNQHFGTGAAISMLTIVILVALMSYYFRVILKEEDEL; this is encoded by the coding sequence ATGGCCGCGCAGTACAGAGGCACCAAGACCAGGGGGCCCGATCCGGCGGTGACCCCGCCCGAGGCCGGCACCGCACTCACCGCGGGGAGCACGGCTCCCGGCAGACCCGTCCGCCCGTCGGGTACGGGGCGCGGCGCGCACTTCGTGCCGTACCTGCTCCTGCTGCCGACGCTCGTCGCCACGGCGCTGCTGCTCGGCTACCCGCTTCTCCGCAACCTGATCATCTCCTTCCAGACGCTCGAACCGTTCCAGCTCATCCAGCACACCACGGTGTGGAACGGCTTCGGCAACTACACCGACCAGCTGACGAGTTCCGAGTTCTGGCACACGGCGGGCCGTTCGGTCGCGTTCACCGCCGCCAACGTCGTCCTCATCATGGTGGCCGGCACGCTCATCGGGCTCCTGCTCAACCGGCTCGGCAAGCGGATGCGGCTGCTTCTCTCCCTCGGCCTCGTCTTCGCCTGGGCGATGCCGCAGGTCGCGGGCACCACGGTCTACCAGTGGCTGTTCGACACCCAGAACGGTGTCGTCAACTGGGGCCTGAACGGCATCGGTTGGCACTCCATGCACGGCTACAACTGGTTCAGTCACCAGCTCTCCACGTTCGCCGTGATCACCCTGATGATCGTCTGGGGTTCCATCCCCTTCGTGGCGCTCAACCTCTTCGCCGGGCTGACGACCGTCTCCGCGGAGATCTTCGAGGCGGCCAGGATGGACGGCGCGAGCGCCTGGCGCACCTTCTGGCAAGTGGTGTTCCCGATGCTCAAGCCGTTCTTCCTGAGCACCACGTTCCTGGAGATCATCTGGGTCTTCAAGGCGTTCACCCAGGTCTACGCGCTCAACGCGGGCGGTCCCGAGGGACTCACCGAGACGCTGCCGGTCTACGCGTACGTCGAGGGCTTCGGCAACCAGCACTTCGGCACCGGTGCCGCCATCTCCATGCTCACCATCGTCATCCTGGTGGCCCTGATGTCCTACTACTTCCGCGTCATCCTGAAAGAGGAGGACGAGCTGTGA
- a CDS encoding extracellular solute-binding protein, with product MKRKLIGAIGVAGIMIGVAACGGSGGSDSKASGGDAGNTITVWLMSGSNPPNWTKQITAAYEKKYPGKKVKIAVQPWDGIQQKLTTALSESTPPDVIEVGNTQTPYYAQTGGLKALDSDKAALGASDWLPAMAKSAVFDGKQIAVPWYAASRVVIYNKKIWAGAGITATPKTQDELFADLTKIKAKGTKDALYLPGQDWYAFDGLLLDSGADLVKKDGDTYKANLDTPQAAQAINLYKKLNSFGTAPKDKDEATPQQSDVFAKGDVGAFIGLGWEGAGALAKNPALKDQIGYFPVPGKTADKTAAVFLGGSNLAISQGTKNPKGALNFLKLAMSDQFEGALAKEGGVVPNKSALNTNLAGNEFGTVSAAAAANGGTTPLIPAWGSVENAPNPITTLFMTGVLQGQSPSAAAQKADTEMDKRLSQK from the coding sequence GTGAAGCGGAAGCTCATAGGGGCGATCGGTGTCGCGGGGATCATGATCGGTGTCGCCGCGTGCGGCGGCTCCGGCGGCAGCGACAGCAAGGCGAGTGGTGGGGACGCCGGAAATACCATCACGGTGTGGTTGATGAGTGGTTCCAACCCTCCCAACTGGACGAAGCAGATCACCGCGGCGTACGAGAAGAAGTACCCCGGCAAGAAGGTCAAGATCGCGGTACAGCCGTGGGACGGCATCCAGCAGAAGCTGACCACCGCGCTGTCGGAGTCCACTCCGCCGGACGTCATCGAGGTCGGTAACACGCAGACCCCGTACTACGCCCAGACCGGCGGCCTGAAGGCGCTGGACAGCGACAAGGCGGCGCTCGGCGCCTCCGACTGGCTGCCCGCGATGGCCAAGTCCGCGGTCTTCGACGGCAAGCAGATCGCCGTGCCGTGGTACGCGGCCAGCCGCGTCGTGATCTACAACAAGAAGATCTGGGCGGGCGCGGGCATCACCGCCACGCCCAAGACGCAGGACGAGCTCTTCGCGGACCTCACCAAGATCAAGGCCAAGGGCACCAAGGACGCGCTGTACCTGCCCGGCCAGGACTGGTACGCCTTCGACGGTCTGCTGCTCGACTCGGGCGCCGACCTCGTCAAGAAGGACGGCGACACCTACAAGGCCAACCTGGACACGCCGCAGGCGGCGCAGGCCATCAACCTGTACAAGAAGCTCAACTCCTTCGGCACGGCGCCCAAGGACAAGGACGAGGCGACGCCCCAGCAGTCCGACGTCTTCGCCAAGGGCGACGTCGGCGCGTTCATCGGCCTCGGCTGGGAGGGCGCGGGCGCCCTCGCCAAGAACCCGGCGCTGAAGGACCAGATCGGCTACTTCCCGGTACCGGGCAAGACGGCCGACAAGACCGCCGCGGTCTTCCTCGGCGGTTCCAACCTCGCCATCTCGCAGGGGACCAAGAACCCCAAGGGTGCGCTGAACTTCCTCAAGCTGGCCATGTCCGACCAGTTCGAGGGCGCGCTCGCGAAGGAGGGTGGCGTCGTCCCGAACAAGTCGGCGCTCAACACCAACCTGGCGGGCAACGAGTTCGGCACCGTCTCCGCCGCGGCCGCGGCCAACGGCGGTACGACGCCGCTGATCCCGGCGTGGGGAAGCGTCGAGAACGCCCCCAACCCGATCACGACGCTCTTCATGACCGGCGTGCTCCAGGGGCAGTCCCCGTCGGCCGCCGCGCAGAAGGCCGACACCGAGATGGACAAGCGGCTCAGCCAGAAGTAG
- a CDS encoding glycoside hydrolase family 3 protein, translating to MTAAATGVTAAGTLERDALAVLQPGFAGWDVPDWVLRRLDEGLASVALFGRNVESAAQLARLTARLRADHPGLLVAVDEEGGDVTRIEVGQGSSVPGNYALGTVDDTALTRDVAAELGRALTACGIDLDWAPSVDVNSNPDNPVIGVRSFGADPELVARHAAAYVEGLQSAGVAASAKHFPGHGDTAVDSHHSLPRIDVGLDTLNARDLLPFRAAVAAGAKAVMSAHIISPALDPDRPATLSGRILTGLLRDELGFDGLIITDGMDMQAIAATYGTEHGTALAIAAGADAICVGGGPFDEGTVLRLRDALVAAVRSGELPEERLADAAARVRALAEWTLRARTAKDAAAGAGATGDPVGLLAARRAVRVTGTVTPLKGPAFVAVLGGEANIAVGTQTPWGVGPELAELLPGTGTAMYTEDTYKKAVVLGAAAQRPLVVAVRDAHRHPWAARALDELVAARPGTTVVEMGLNVAPPRGAVHIATHGAARVCARAAAEVIAGQAH from the coding sequence ATGACCGCCGCGGCCACCGGCGTCACCGCCGCCGGCACCCTGGAGCGCGACGCGCTCGCCGTGCTCCAGCCGGGCTTCGCCGGATGGGACGTGCCCGACTGGGTACTGCGCCGCCTCGACGAAGGCCTCGCGTCCGTCGCCCTGTTCGGGCGCAACGTCGAGTCGGCCGCGCAGCTCGCCCGGCTTACCGCCCGGCTGCGCGCGGACCATCCTGGCCTGCTCGTCGCGGTGGACGAGGAGGGCGGCGACGTCACCCGGATCGAGGTCGGCCAGGGCTCGTCCGTGCCCGGCAACTACGCGCTCGGCACCGTGGACGACACGGCGCTGACCCGCGACGTCGCCGCCGAACTCGGGCGGGCGCTCACCGCGTGCGGCATCGACCTGGACTGGGCGCCCTCCGTGGACGTCAACTCCAACCCCGACAACCCGGTCATCGGCGTGCGCTCCTTCGGCGCCGACCCGGAGCTCGTGGCCCGGCACGCGGCCGCGTACGTCGAGGGCCTGCAGAGCGCCGGGGTCGCGGCGTCGGCCAAGCACTTCCCGGGGCACGGCGACACCGCCGTCGACTCCCACCACTCGCTGCCCCGCATCGACGTGGGCCTCGACACGCTCAACGCCCGCGACCTGCTGCCGTTCCGGGCCGCCGTCGCTGCGGGCGCGAAGGCCGTGATGAGCGCGCACATCATCTCCCCGGCCCTCGATCCCGACCGTCCGGCCACCCTCAGCGGACGCATCCTGACCGGGCTGCTCCGTGACGAACTGGGCTTCGACGGCCTGATCATCACGGACGGCATGGACATGCAGGCCATCGCCGCGACGTACGGCACCGAGCACGGCACCGCCCTCGCGATCGCGGCGGGCGCCGACGCCATCTGCGTCGGTGGCGGCCCCTTCGACGAGGGAACCGTGCTGCGGCTGCGCGACGCGCTGGTGGCGGCCGTACGCAGCGGGGAACTGCCCGAGGAGCGGCTGGCCGACGCGGCGGCCCGGGTGCGGGCGCTCGCCGAGTGGACGCTGCGGGCCAGGACCGCCAAGGACGCGGCGGCCGGGGCCGGCGCGACGGGCGATCCGGTCGGTCTGCTCGCCGCGCGCCGCGCGGTGCGGGTCACGGGCACGGTCACCCCGCTGAAGGGGCCCGCGTTCGTCGCGGTCCTCGGCGGGGAGGCCAACATCGCGGTCGGCACGCAGACCCCCTGGGGCGTCGGCCCGGAGCTCGCGGAGCTGCTCCCTGGCACCGGTACGGCGATGTACACCGAGGACACGTACAAGAAGGCCGTCGTACTCGGCGCGGCGGCCCAGCGGCCGCTGGTCGTCGCCGTACGGGACGCGCACCGCCACCCCTGGGCGGCCCGTGCGCTGGACGAACTCGTCGCGGCGCGGCCCGGCACCACCGTGGTCGAGATGGGCCTGAACGTGGCCCCGCCCCGGGGCGCCGTGCACATCGCCACGCACGGCGCGGCCCGCGTGTGCGCGCGGGCGGCCGCGGAGGTGATCGCCGGGCAGGCGCACTGA
- a CDS encoding GntR family transcriptional regulator — MADGGTGTTGTESSGAAVTRTARVPKYYRLKRHLLDMTRTMPPGTPVPPERTLAAEFDTSRTTVRQALQELVVEGRLERIQGKGTFVAKPKVSQALQLTSYTEDMRAQGLEPTSQLLDIGYVTADENLAGLLEITTGGRVLRIERLRLASGEPMAIETTHLSAKRFPALRRSLVKYTSLYTALAEVYGVRLDRAEETIETSLATPREAGLLGTDVGLPMLMLSRHSVDQRGEAVEWVRSVYRGDRYKFVATLERPAG, encoded by the coding sequence ATGGCGGACGGGGGAACCGGCACCACAGGGACCGAGAGTAGCGGCGCCGCCGTCACCCGCACCGCCCGGGTACCAAAGTATTACCGCCTGAAGAGGCATCTGCTGGACATGACACGGACGATGCCGCCCGGCACGCCCGTACCGCCGGAGCGCACACTCGCCGCCGAGTTCGACACCTCCCGCACCACGGTGCGCCAGGCACTGCAGGAGCTGGTGGTCGAGGGCCGGCTCGAACGCATCCAGGGCAAGGGCACATTCGTCGCGAAACCCAAGGTCTCGCAGGCCCTGCAACTCACCTCGTACACCGAGGACATGCGCGCGCAGGGCCTCGAACCCACCTCGCAGCTCCTGGACATCGGCTACGTGACGGCCGACGAGAACCTCGCCGGACTGCTGGAGATCACCACCGGCGGCCGGGTGCTGCGCATCGAACGCCTGCGCCTCGCGAGCGGCGAGCCGATGGCGATCGAGACCACGCACCTGTCCGCGAAGAGGTTCCCGGCGCTGCGCCGCTCACTGGTCAAGTACACCTCTCTGTACACGGCGTTGGCCGAGGTCTACGGGGTGCGCCTGGACCGGGCCGAGGAGACGATCGAGACCTCGCTGGCCACTCCGCGCGAGGCGGGTCTGCTGGGCACCGACGTCGGCCTGCCGATGCTGATGCTCTCGCGTCATTCGGTGGACCAGCGGGGCGAGGCAGTGGAGTGGGTGCGGTCGGTCTACCGGGGCGACCGCTACAAGTTCGTTGCCACGCTCGAACGACCGGCCGGCTGA
- the mctP gene encoding monocarboxylate uptake permease MctP → MNGGVNGVALGVFIFFFLAVTVLGFLAARWRKASNENSLEEWGLGGRSFGTWVTWFLLGGDLYTAYTFVAVPAAIYAAGASGFFAVPYTILVYPLIFTFLPRLWSVSHRHGYVTPSDFVRGRFGSKGLSLAIAVTGILATMPYIALQLVGIQAVLDVMGIGGGADTNWFVKDLPLFIAFLVLAAYTYVSGLRAPALIAFVKDSLIYIVILVAIIYIPIKLGGFDDIFAKAAHAFSQVNPATGKPKGALAPAATGQWGYATLALGSALALFMYPHSITATLSSRSREVIRRNTTMLPLYSLMLGLLAILGFMAIAAGVKVTNGQLAIPTLFAQMFPSWFAGVAFAAIGIGALVPAAIMSIAAANLFTRNIYRDFIKPDATPAQETRVSKLVSLLVKVGALVFVLGMDQTVAINFQLLGGIWILQTMPAIVSGLFTRWFHRWALLVGWAAGMVYGTLAAYGVASPTQKHFGGSSAEIPGIGQIGYIGMTAFVLNVVVAVVLTFVFRAFKAPEGMDETTASDYVADAGDKDVVVELPPAPVN, encoded by the coding sequence ATGAACGGCGGTGTCAACGGCGTCGCTCTCGGCGTCTTCATCTTCTTCTTCCTCGCCGTGACCGTCCTGGGCTTCCTCGCGGCACGCTGGCGCAAGGCGTCCAACGAGAACAGCCTGGAGGAATGGGGCCTGGGCGGCCGGTCGTTCGGCACCTGGGTGACCTGGTTCCTGCTCGGCGGCGACCTCTACACGGCGTACACGTTCGTCGCGGTACCCGCGGCGATCTACGCCGCCGGCGCGTCGGGCTTCTTCGCCGTCCCGTACACGATCCTCGTGTACCCGCTGATCTTCACGTTCCTGCCGCGCCTGTGGTCGGTCTCGCACCGGCACGGGTACGTCACGCCGTCGGACTTCGTCCGCGGCCGGTTCGGCTCGAAGGGCCTCTCGCTCGCGATCGCCGTCACCGGCATCCTCGCGACCATGCCGTACATCGCGCTCCAGCTCGTGGGCATCCAGGCCGTCCTGGACGTGATGGGCATCGGCGGTGGCGCGGACACCAACTGGTTCGTCAAGGACCTGCCGCTGTTCATCGCCTTCCTCGTGCTCGCCGCGTACACGTACGTGTCCGGGCTGCGGGCCCCGGCGCTGATCGCGTTCGTCAAGGACAGCCTGATCTACATCGTCATCCTGGTCGCGATCATCTACATCCCGATCAAGCTCGGCGGCTTCGACGACATCTTCGCCAAGGCCGCGCACGCCTTCTCGCAGGTGAACCCGGCCACCGGGAAGCCGAAGGGCGCCCTCGCGCCGGCGGCCACCGGGCAGTGGGGTTACGCGACGCTGGCTCTGGGCTCGGCGCTCGCCCTGTTCATGTATCCGCACTCCATCACGGCGACCCTCTCCAGCCGCAGCCGTGAGGTGATCCGGCGCAACACGACCATGCTGCCGCTGTACTCGCTGATGCTGGGCCTGCTGGCGATCCTCGGCTTCATGGCGATCGCGGCCGGGGTGAAGGTGACGAACGGGCAGCTGGCGATCCCGACCCTGTTCGCGCAGATGTTCCCGAGCTGGTTCGCGGGCGTGGCGTTCGCGGCGATCGGCATCGGCGCGCTGGTACCGGCGGCGATCATGTCGATCGCGGCGGCGAACCTGTTCACGCGCAACATCTACCGCGACTTCATCAAGCCCGACGCGACACCCGCCCAGGAGACCCGCGTCTCCAAGCTGGTCTCCCTGCTGGTGAAGGTCGGCGCGCTGGTCTTCGTGCTGGGCATGGACCAGACCGTGGCGATCAACTTCCAGCTGCTGGGCGGTATCTGGATCCTCCAGACCATGCCGGCGATCGTCAGTGGCCTGTTCACCCGCTGGTTCCACCGCTGGGCGCTGCTCGTCGGCTGGGCGGCGGGCATGGTGTACGGCACGCTCGCCGCCTACGGGGTGGCGAGCCCGACGCAGAAGCACTTCGGCGGCTCGTCCGCGGAGATCCCCGGCATCGGGCAGATCGGCTACATCGGCATGACCGCGTTCGTGCTGAACGTCGTGGTCGCGGTCGTCCTGACGTTCGTCTTCAGGGCGTTCAAGGCGCCGGAGGGCATGGACGAGACGACGGCGAGCGACTACGTGGCCGACGCCGGCGACAAGGACGTCGTGGTGGAGCTGCCGCCCGCGCCGGTGAACTGA
- a CDS encoding DUF3311 domain-containing protein, whose amino-acid sequence MTEVPQEPDTPAGGERPPTVTPLRVVIGVCLVIPFVAMLWVGSYARVDPTFIGIPFFYWYQLMWVLITTALTMTAYKLWQHDQRSRAASRAGREGGAAR is encoded by the coding sequence ATGACCGAAGTTCCGCAGGAGCCCGACACCCCGGCGGGCGGCGAACGGCCCCCGACCGTGACGCCGTTGCGCGTCGTCATCGGCGTGTGCCTGGTGATCCCGTTCGTCGCCATGCTCTGGGTGGGTTCCTACGCTCGGGTCGACCCGACGTTCATCGGGATCCCGTTCTTCTACTGGTACCAGCTGATGTGGGTGCTCATCACCACCGCACTGACGATGACCGCCTACAAGCTCTGGCAGCACGACCAGCGTTCCCGCGCGGCCTCCCGCGCCGGGCGTGAAGGAGGTGCCGCACGATGA
- the nagB gene encoding glucosamine-6-phosphate deaminase: MEVVIVQDAAAGGETVAQSIAQLLRAKPDALLGVATGSTPGPVYRALTAKVKAGEVDVSAARIAQLDEYVGLPAGHPESYRAVLLREVVAPLGLGEASFTGPDGSAEDVQAACVAYDRALSAAGGVDLQLLGIGTDGHIGFNEPCSSLASRTRIKTLTEQTRIDNARFFDGDIEQVPRHVITQGIGTILEARHLVLLATGENKADAVALAVEGPVASVVPASALQLHPHATVVVDEAAASKLKLADYFRATYASKPAWQGL; encoded by the coding sequence GTGGAAGTCGTCATCGTCCAGGATGCCGCCGCCGGCGGCGAGACCGTCGCTCAGAGCATCGCGCAGCTGCTGCGCGCCAAGCCGGACGCCCTGCTCGGGGTCGCCACCGGCTCGACGCCGGGCCCCGTCTACCGGGCGCTGACCGCGAAGGTGAAGGCGGGCGAGGTCGACGTGTCCGCCGCCCGCATAGCGCAGCTCGACGAGTACGTCGGCCTGCCTGCCGGCCACCCGGAGTCGTACCGCGCCGTGCTCCTGCGCGAGGTCGTGGCGCCGCTCGGGCTCGGCGAGGCGTCCTTCACGGGCCCCGACGGCAGCGCCGAGGACGTCCAGGCCGCCTGCGTCGCCTACGACCGCGCGCTGTCCGCCGCGGGCGGGGTCGACCTGCAGCTGCTGGGCATCGGCACGGACGGGCACATCGGCTTCAACGAGCCGTGCTCCTCGCTCGCCTCGCGTACCCGGATCAAGACGCTGACCGAGCAGACCCGGATCGACAACGCCCGCTTCTTCGACGGTGACATCGAGCAGGTCCCGCGCCACGTCATCACCCAGGGCATCGGCACGATCCTGGAGGCGCGCCACCTGGTGCTGCTCGCCACCGGGGAGAACAAGGCCGACGCGGTCGCGCTCGCCGTCGAGGGCCCGGTCGCCTCGGTGGTGCCGGCCTCGGCGCTCCAGCTGCACCCGCACGCCACCGTCGTCGTGGACGAGGCCGCGGCCTCCAAGCTGAAGCTCGCGGACTACTTCCGCGCGACGTACGCGTCGAAGCCCGCGTGGCAGGGCCTCTAG
- a CDS encoding CASTOR/POLLUX-related putative ion channel, which yields MGRPKGSRTSALRDRARYRFDRTLARSTGTLMGWLVITCLVFVLPVSAVLVWTDPTSPRSLPGRLTAAWRTSAETLRLGTVPDTPLGMVLAALLGTVALLCVSTLVGVITTGLTERMAELSRGRSTVLEQGHVVVLGWSDQVATVVGELVAAQAAHRPSAIVVLADRDKTEMERALAARTRPGRRTRIICRSGPASDPAVLAVVSPRTARTVLVLPSGEATADAEVLRILLALRAVLADGPVGPGGPVGSGGPGGPVGSGGPGGPGVSDGSVGPPVLAMVRDDRYRAPARLAAGPRGTVLQSDTVTARLIAQCAGRPGLSLVLRDLLDFAGDEFHLADATGFHGRPFGATLLAHAESCVLGLRTPQGRTLLNPPADTVVAPGSSLIVLAQDDDTTPVADCRHLVDRSAITSGPPSSEAAARLLLLGWNRRAPLVVGQLRRTARPGSVLDVITDQAVPGPREPAPGPGPERAPEPGAGAHGGPDTAPPSRPAPAPASEPASEVGPASEPASEPGDAAAGQLCVRFHSAALSRPETLLGLDLAPYDGLVVLGPDPGEGPERPDDWTLVTLLALRLLEERTGRELGVVTELTDDRNRPLAPVNPGSDVIVSGQLTGLLMAQIAQNRHLAPVFDELFSAEGSTVCLRGAGAYVRPGREATFATVVAAARDRGECAIGYRRHDRRAMAPDHGVRLNPHKGERRSWSAEDEIVVVASDTADPAVPTAQAAAPAAPAHAHAAPAGRAAVPGQSTQPHEPRPGPADTRA from the coding sequence GTGGGAAGACCGAAGGGGTCGCGGACGTCCGCGTTACGCGACCGGGCGCGTTACCGGTTCGACCGCACGCTGGCGCGCAGCACCGGCACCCTGATGGGCTGGCTGGTGATCACCTGCCTGGTCTTCGTGCTCCCGGTCAGCGCCGTACTGGTGTGGACGGACCCCACTTCGCCGCGGTCGCTGCCGGGCCGGCTGACGGCCGCGTGGCGGACCAGCGCGGAGACGCTGCGCCTGGGCACGGTGCCGGACACGCCGCTGGGCATGGTGCTGGCGGCTCTGCTCGGCACGGTCGCCCTGCTGTGCGTGTCCACCCTCGTCGGCGTGATCACCACGGGACTGACCGAGCGGATGGCGGAGTTGAGCCGTGGCCGGTCCACCGTCCTCGAACAGGGCCACGTCGTCGTGCTGGGCTGGTCGGACCAGGTGGCGACGGTGGTGGGTGAGTTGGTGGCCGCGCAGGCCGCGCACCGGCCCTCCGCCATCGTCGTGCTCGCCGACCGGGACAAGACCGAGATGGAGCGTGCGCTCGCGGCGAGGACCCGACCCGGCCGGCGTACCCGGATCATCTGCCGCAGCGGGCCCGCGAGCGATCCGGCCGTCCTCGCGGTGGTGAGCCCCCGCACCGCGCGCACGGTGCTCGTCCTGCCGTCCGGGGAGGCGACCGCCGACGCGGAGGTGCTGCGGATCCTGCTCGCCCTGCGAGCCGTTCTCGCCGACGGGCCGGTCGGGCCAGGCGGGCCGGTCGGATCGGGCGGGCCGGGCGGGCCGGTCGGATCGGGCGGGCCGGGCGGGCCTGGTGTGTCGGACGGATCAGTCGGGCCGCCGGTGCTGGCGATGGTGCGGGACGACCGCTACCGCGCTCCGGCCCGGCTTGCGGCGGGCCCGCGCGGCACGGTCCTCCAGAGCGACACGGTCACGGCCCGGCTGATCGCCCAGTGCGCCGGGCGCCCCGGCCTCTCCCTCGTCCTGCGCGACCTGCTCGACTTCGCCGGCGACGAGTTCCACCTCGCCGATGCGACCGGCTTCCACGGCCGTCCCTTCGGCGCGACCCTGCTCGCCCACGCGGAGTCGTGCGTACTCGGCCTGCGCACGCCCCAGGGACGAACGCTGCTGAATCCGCCCGCCGACACGGTCGTCGCGCCGGGCAGCAGCCTGATCGTCCTCGCCCAGGACGACGACACGACGCCGGTGGCGGACTGCCGGCACCTCGTCGACCGCTCGGCGATCACCTCGGGCCCGCCGAGCTCGGAGGCCGCCGCGCGCCTGCTGCTGCTGGGCTGGAACCGGCGGGCGCCCCTGGTCGTCGGCCAGTTGCGGCGCACGGCCCGGCCCGGTTCCGTGCTCGACGTGATCACGGACCAGGCCGTACCGGGCCCGAGGGAGCCGGCACCGGGGCCCGGGCCGGAACGGGCGCCGGAACCGGGGGCGGGCGCGCACGGCGGACCGGACACGGCCCCGCCGTCGCGGCCGGCCCCGGCGCCCGCGTCGGAGCCGGCCTCGGAGGTGGGGCCCGCGTCGGAGCCGGCCTCGGAGCCGGGGGACGCGGCGGCCGGCCAGCTGTGCGTGCGGTTCCACTCGGCCGCGCTGTCGCGGCCCGAAACCCTCCTCGGGCTCGACCTCGCCCCGTACGACGGCCTGGTGGTCCTCGGTCCCGATCCTGGTGAAGGGCCGGAGCGTCCCGACGACTGGACGCTGGTCACGCTGCTGGCCCTGCGGCTGCTGGAGGAGCGCACCGGGCGCGAGCTGGGCGTGGTCACCGAACTCACCGACGACCGCAACCGGCCGCTGGCGCCGGTCAATCCCGGCTCGGACGTCATCGTCAGCGGGCAGCTGACCGGACTGCTGATGGCGCAGATCGCGCAGAACCGGCATCTGGCGCCGGTGTTCGACGAGTTGTTCTCCGCCGAGGGCAGCACGGTCTGCCTGCGGGGGGCGGGGGCCTACGTCCGCCCGGGCCGGGAGGCCACCTTCGCCACCGTCGTGGCCGCCGCGCGCGACCGGGGCGAGTGCGCCATCGGCTACCGCCGTCACGACCGGCGGGCGATGGCGCCGGACCACGGGGTCCGGCTCAACCCGCACAAGGGCGAACGGCGTTCCTGGAGCGCGGAGGACGAGATCGTCGTCGTGGCGTCCGACACCGCCGACCCGGCCGTCCCCACGGCGCAGGCCGCCGCACCGGCCGCACCGGCCCACGCCCATGCCGCACCGGCCGGGCGGGCCGCCGTACCGGGGCAGAGCACGCAACCGCACGAGCCCCGTCCGGGCCCGGCCGACACGAGGGCGTGA
- a CDS encoding carbohydrate ABC transporter permease, whose translation MRRSLAGRLWPNVIAVVLFVFFIFPIYWMVTTAFKPDLDIVSSTPVLFPVHGTFSHFTRAVHAPGFWTFVRNSFTVTIGAVLLSLIVATLSAFAVARMRFKGRKAFILLIMVAQMAPWEVLTISVYLIVRDSDALNSLLPLTLFYMMMVLPFTVWTLRGFIAAVPKELEEAALVDGCTRFQAFVRVVLPLLAPGLMATSLFGYITAWNEYALVLILNKDSGQTLTLWLTQFQTNFGDDWGATMAAASLFTVPVVVVFLFMQRRAGSGLTAGAVKG comes from the coding sequence GTGAGGCGCTCCCTGGCCGGCCGGCTCTGGCCCAACGTCATCGCCGTCGTCCTCTTCGTCTTCTTCATCTTCCCCATCTACTGGATGGTGACGACGGCCTTCAAGCCGGACCTGGACATCGTCTCCTCGACGCCGGTCCTCTTCCCGGTGCACGGCACGTTCAGCCACTTCACCAGGGCCGTGCACGCGCCGGGCTTCTGGACGTTCGTGCGCAACAGCTTCACCGTGACGATCGGCGCCGTACTGCTCTCCCTGATCGTCGCGACGCTCTCGGCGTTCGCGGTCGCGCGCATGCGCTTCAAGGGCCGCAAGGCGTTCATCCTGCTGATCATGGTCGCGCAGATGGCGCCCTGGGAGGTCCTCACGATCTCCGTCTACCTGATCGTCCGCGACTCCGACGCGCTCAACAGCCTGCTGCCGCTGACCCTCTTCTACATGATGATGGTCCTGCCCTTCACCGTCTGGACGCTGCGCGGGTTCATCGCCGCCGTGCCGAAGGAGCTGGAGGAGGCCGCCCTCGTCGACGGCTGCACCCGCTTCCAGGCGTTCGTCCGGGTGGTCCTGCCGCTGCTCGCGCCCGGCCTGATGGCCACCTCGCTGTTCGGCTACATCACGGCCTGGAACGAGTACGCGCTCGTGCTGATCCTGAACAAGGACAGCGGCCAGACGCTGACCCTCTGGCTCACCCAGTTCCAGACCAACTTCGGTGACGACTGGGGCGCCACGATGGCCGCCGCCAGCCTCTTCACCGTGCCCGTCGTGGTCGTCTTTCTCTTCATGCAGCGGCGCGCCGGCAGCGGCCTGACCGCGGGGGCGGTGAAGGGATGA